The window GGTATCAGCATCAATTATACCGTAAAAGGGAATGGTCCGGTAATGTTTGTGGGACATCCTAATTCAGGAAAAATTGGGTATGAATTAACATTACAACCACTGGAAAAACAATTCACAATGGTTTATTATGATTCGCGCGGAACCGGAAAATCTGCTGTACCAAAGAAAATAGAAGATTACAGTCTTGAGAAAAGCGTTGTAGAAATTGAAGAATTAAGGAAGAAACTTAACACCGATAAAATCTGGTTTTTTGCCCATTCTGATCAAAGTGGAATTGCAATGCTTTACAGTTTGGAACATCCAAATCATGTGGAAGGAATGATTTTAACAGGAACTTCATTAATTGCAGCTCCCGAAGAAGTTTACAACCGAAAAAAAGAATCGGAGAACAAAAGAATAAAAGAATCAGAATGGTTTTCACAAGTCGTAAAAGACTGGGATTATATGTACACCAACAAAACCGAAAAAGCTCCCGACGGAAGAGACCTATCTGAAGCTCCACTGAAATGGTGGTGTTATGATGAAGAAACTTCAAAAAAAGTAATTCCGATTATGAAAGAAATTTCGAAAGCAGGAAGAAGAAAACCAGTGAATGGTCTGATGCCTCAACCGGAAAAAGGATTGGAGTATTATTATAATCAACAGAAAAAATTCTCTCAAATCAAAACAAAAACCTTGATTCTCAATGGTAAAGCAGACACCAATAATCTACCTGAATTTGCCGAACAGCTTCACAAAACATTACCCAATTCTAAATTGGTTTTCATAGAAAAAGCTGGTCATTTCCCTTGGGTAGAAGATGAATCACAAAGTTTCGCAGAAATCGAAAAATGGCTTGAGGAAACTAAACTTTAAAGCAATCTATTAAAAATTAAAATCCTGCTCCAGAAAACTGAAGCAGGATTTTTTATATAAATCTAACAATTATTTCTTTGTTGCTAATGAATAAATTTTCTTTCCACCTGTAATTAAAAACAGGGCTACCAAACCGCCTGCTAAACCAAAAAGAACTTGTTTCAGCGTTTCATGCCAGGTTGGTAAAGCATGATGAAGGTAATCAATATTATGATCAAAAATTCCACCGGCAACCAAGATTAATGCAATGGTTCCAATGATTCCTAAAGATTTTATAACCCAAGGAAGTGCTTTTACAAGCAGATGTCCTAATTTACCAAAAAAGCCTTTATCATTACTTTTTTTAATTAATTTAAAACCAGCATCATCCATTCTTACAATTAATGCGACAATTCCGTAAACCCCAACTGTTGCAATAATCGAAACAATAGAAACCGTAACAATCTCTACAAGAAAAGGGTTAAATTGTGATTTTAAAGCTTCATAACCATCTTTTGCTGCAGCCAATGCGATAATAACAATCTCAAGAGACAAAATAAAATCAGTGGTAACTGCAGATTTCACTTTCGCTTTTTCTAGCGCTTCACCGTCTTGCTCAACTTCCTGAGCTTCTTCGATTACTTCATGACCTTTTTTATCTCTGTGAAATAAAAATTCAACAATTTTTTCGACTCCTTCATAGGCTAAATAAAATCCACCAATAATCAAAATGATTTTAATGGCAGGAGAATACAGCCATTCTAAAAGGAAAACAAAAGGAACAATAATCAGTTTATTGATAAATGAGCCTTTCATAATTTTCATCAATACAGGAATTTCCCTTGAAGAAAGGAAACCTGTGGCTTTTTCTGCGTTTACCGCCAAATCATCGCCCAAAATACCTGCTGTTTTTTGGGTTGCAATTTTACTTGTTACAGCAACATCATCCATCAAAGCAGCGATATCATCTAAAATCGCAAAAAAACCAGACGCCATAGTATTTTAATATTTTTTTAATAAGTGTTAAGTCTTACAAAAATATAGATTTAATTTGGTTTTTGAAGGGTTATAATCTTAATAATTATTCATTTAAATTAAAGCGTTTTCTTTAATTTTACTTCAATGAAATTAACCATAAGAATTCTAATCACCATACTTTCTCTTACAATAGTTTCAAATTGTAACGAAAAACTATCACAACCAATTTCATTTTTTGAGGATTATGATTTGACTTCTGGAAAATATAAATTGGAAATTTATCACGTTGAAGGTGAAATTATTGACGATTTCAAGAACTTTTATATTGATGATCCCGAAACTTTAAATAAAATGAAAAAGCAATGGATTTTTAAATATAAATCTGAAGTAATGCCTTGCGGATTTGGATATGAATTGCATCTAATTGAAGATAAAAAGGTTATCAAAAAGACTTTAATTAATATTGATTGTGAATATATGTCTGGTTGGGTATATTTTCCGAAAGAATATCTTACAGACCATAAAAATCATTTTAAAAGAATAAACTAAAATACATTTTCTCCTTACCTTTACTCTATGAAAAAGCTGATTCGCAATTACCATTTCTTTATTTTAGGATTAATTGGTTTGGTATTAAATTCATGCAATTCTAAATTCAGAGTTTGGGTGGGAAAAGACAATCAGAAAATTTATAACCTAAAATATGGTGAGCACAAACGCCAGAAAATGGATGTTTTTCTTCCCGCAAATTATCCGCAAGATTCTCCTGTTATTTTAATCGTTCACGGCGGCGCCTGGAAATATGGAAGAAAGGAACACATGATACAGATTCAGAAAATGCTTTTTGAAAATAATATTCCGAGTATTAATATGAATTACCGCTTGGTTTCAAAACATCTCACTTACAGAGAGCAGTTAGAAGACATCAATGCGGTGATTGAAAAATTTAATGCACTTTCAGAAAAATCGGAACTGCTACCAAACAATTATATTCTTTTAGGTGAAAGCGCAGGAGGTCATTTAGCACTGCTTTACGGCTATCAAAACCCAGATAAAATAAAGAAAATTATTTCTCTAAGCGGACCGACAGATTTTTATTCACCTGACTATTTAAATTCATTTTATTCAAAATACACTTCAGGAACAATCCAAAAAGTGGTGGGAACTAAATTTAACCGTAAAAATTTGTCTGAAGATTTCCAAAAAGCGAGTCCGATAGCGAATGTGACGAATGTTCCGACGCTTTTATTTCAGGGAAATCAGGATTTTCTGGTGAATCAGAAACAAGGTTTGGCATTAGACTCTGTGTTAACAAAGATGAATATTCCGCATAAATTGGTTTTTATGGATAAAACCGGTCACGCACCGAGATTTTTCAACAAGAAAAAAAGAGATAGTGTTATTTACCCAAATATTCTGGAATGGATAAAAAAATAACCTGCAACAAAATCGCAGGTTATTTTCTATATTTTAAATTGATTATTTTTCTTTGTCAATTAAATCATCCAAAACTTCATCTTCTAATTTTGGATTTCCTTTTGGAGCTCCAAACATAAATTTCAGAACCACAGGAACAGTCGTAATTAAAACAATTACAATGATAATAAACTCAAGTTTTTCTTTTAGATTGATTCCGAACTGGTCAAGAAATAATTTATCAAGGTAATGTCCCGCAAAAATTAAACTGAAAGACCAAAGAACTCCTCCAATAATATTATCACGAAGGAACGCTTTCTTTTCCATCTTCACAATTCCTGCAACGATTGGCATAAAAGTTCTTACCACCGGTAAAAATCTCGCCATAATAATTGCTAAAGCTCCGTTTTTCTCAAAGAAATCATGTGCCTGATAAAGGTATTTTTTCTTGAAAAGCATCGTATCTTTTTTCTTGTATAAAGCCGGACCTGTTTTGCTTCCGAACCAATACCCTACCTGATTACCTACAATCGCAGCTAAAGCAACTGCACTTGCCAAAATGGTTGTGTCTAAAAAGTCACTTCCTGTAGAACCAAATGTTTTAGAAATAATGTCTACTGCATAAATTCCTGAAACAAAAAGCAGTGAATCTCCCGGAAGGAAAAACCCTACAAACAAACCTGTTTCGGCAAATATGATAAACAATATTACCCAAAACCCACCCATGTTAATATAAAACTCAGGGTTTAATAAATCTCTCCAACTATTGAAATCTTCCATATGTAATGATGATGAACAAAAATAAGCTTAATAAAATTATGCTGAAAATATATTAGCATATTTTAACAAAAATGTAAACATGATTTTCTATAGGTCGAAATCATCGTCTGAAACTGCGGTTCCATCGGCCATCAGAAACGCTTTAAGGAATGGCGTAAGATTTCCGTTCATCACTCCATCAACATCTGATGTTTCGTGACCCGAACGTACATCTTTTACCAGTTTGTAAGGATGCATCACGTAATTTCGAATCTGACTTCCCCACTCTATTTTCATTTTATTGGCTTCAATTTCGGTCCGGGCTTTCAGACGTTCCTCCAATTCCATTTCATAGAGCCTGGATTTCAATAGCTGCATCGCTTTTTCTTTATTCTGAAGCTGAGAACGCGATTCTGAGTTTTCGATGATAATTCCTGTCGGTGCGTGACGAAGACGAACCGCAGTTTCTACTTTATTCACGTTTTGTCCACCCGCTCCTGAACTTCTCATCGTTTCAAATGAAATATCTGCAGGGTTGATGTTGATTTCAATCGTATCATCCACCAAAGGATAAACATACACAGAAACGAAACTGGTATGGCGTTTTGCGTTAGAATCAAAAGGAGAAATTCTTACCAATCTGTGAACGCCATTTTCACCTTTCAGATAACCAAAAGCATATTCGCCGTCGATTTCTAAGGTTACGGTTTTCACACCGGCAACTTCACCTTCCTGATAATTAAGTTCTTTAATTTTATAGCCTTGTTTTTCCGCCCACATATTATACATTCTCATCAACATTGCAGCCCAGTCACAACTTTCGGTTCCGCCCGCTCCTGCAGTGATTTGAAGAACTGCTGAAAGCTCATCACCTTCATTAGAAAGCATGTTTTTAAACTCCAGATTTTCTATTTTCTCTAATAAGAGAGGGAAAGCTTCATCTAATTCTTTTTCAGAATCAGGGTCTTCTTTTGCAAACTCAAGCAAAACCTGAAGGTCTTCAAACTGAGTATTGATTTCTTCATATTCTTCTACCCATTTTTTCTTGGAACGAAGTTGTTTTAGAAAAACCTCAGCCGTTTTGGGGTTATCCCAAAATTCCGGAGCTGCTGTTTTTTCGTCATCATTAGAGATTTCTATCTTCTTTTTATCAATTTGAAGATATTTATGAAGGTCTTCAATTCTAGATTGAATTTCTTTTATCTGGTCGTTATTAATCAAAACTAAAAAATTTGAAAAGCAAATTTACGGATAAAATCACGAGTATTGGATAATGTGTAATAAGTTATAAAAATTGTTGTGAATAATTTGTTTTAAAAACCTCTATAAAATATAAGTTCATCGTTTTGTTTATGTTTATTTTTTGCCACGAATGCACAAATATAATTATGTAAAACGTGAAAACATCTGTGAGTTTTTAGTTGATGATTCTTTGGAAGCATTGATTATTTTAGTGATACTCCAAACCCATAAAAAAAACAAGCCGGCTAATTAAAACCGGCTCGTTCCACAATGATTTTCGTGTAAATTATATAATAATCATAGTGAAAAAAAACTCTATCTTATTTTTTCACCACTTTTTGTGATGAAACTGTACCATTTTTGTTTTTAAGAACCAAAACATAATTTCCTTTATCTAAAAATGATAAATCTAATTTGGTCTTAGGCTGAATATTAGCCTTAATTGTTTTTCCTGAAAAATCTAAAATATCGATTGAAGTAACTTCTGAAATATCCGCTAAATTCAATTCATTCGAAAAAGGATTTGGATAAACTGACCGGTCTTTAGCCTTTTTAACATCTGAAACAGAAAGCTGAGCAACCTGTGCAGAAATCCCAAATACATTAATCACCGTTACAGCAGTAGATGTTTTTTTAAAAGTAACAGAAGTAACCACTTTAGATTGATTAGCAACACTTACTGCCAAAGGAATCTGATAAATTCTAGGATTTGTACCTCCAGCTGCGTCTAAAGCATTGGAAGCTCTGTTAATCCTACCGATTCCCTGAATTGCAGCACTTGTTCCACCATACCAATCCTGAAAATTTGTAGCAGCAAAAACCTGTGTGGTTCCATCCTGGAAATTAACGGTAATATCTCCTGTAGAAGGCCCACTACCGCTTACCGCAAGAACATAAAGATTGTTTACGGCTTTTGGAGTAGCCAAAGTGAGCGTTCCTGTATCGTTTGCATTAGGGAGTCTTAAAGAATTGTTTGCAGAATAAGAAGCCAACTGATAAGTTAAACCGCTTGTTGTTGCTACAGCAGTCGTAATCAATCCGTTTTCCGGTAAACCATACGTTAAAGCTGAAGCCGAAGAATTCACTTTAAAATCTCTCGACATAAGTACTTACGAAAAATTAATCATATATTTTGATCCAAAATTATCTAAAATTTCATTTAAGTGTTTTTTTAATGATACAAAATTAGTAAAAGCATCAAATGGAAGCCATTGATATTTTACAAAACGCCACAAAATCTCAATTAAATTTAGTTCAGGAGAATATGGCGGTATAAAATAAATGATTAAATCTCGTTCTTCCCATTCTTTGACTTTTACAGTAAAAATTTTACTCTTATGAATTGGAGCATTATCTAAAATAATGACTGTTTTCTTTGTGATTTTTTCGCAAAACTCATCCAAAAAGTCAATCATTATTTGTGAATTTACACTTCCTTCATAAGTTCTTTGAAAAAGTTTTGAACAAGGAGTCATCAAACCTAAAACACTCCAACTTTTTGAGCGATCTGATGGCAATAAAACTGGGTCATCTTTGGTTTGCCAAGCATAAGGAACATTTGGAACTGTGCTAAAATGGCTTGCGTCCCCAAAATACAAATCAATATAATCAATTGAATGCAAGTGTTTTAAATATTTTATTTCTTCCTTACTTTTTCTAAACTCGATTTCACATCTTTTTTTTCGCAAAGATTTTCTACATCGTTTCCATTTATAAGTTCGTTTCTTTTAAAAAATTTTGCAAGGTAACTTTACTGACATTTATTTGGTGTTTTTCAGATAAAATTGACAAAATAACCTTCAGATTCCGGCTATTTTCTTTGATCAAACCAGGGAGGATTTCTTTTACCGGATCTAATTTCACTTTTGCTCCTCTACCTTCTTTTATGTATAATGTTTTCTGTTTTTCAGAAAGGGTTTCAGCATTTTCCCAAGCATTAAAAAACTCAACAATCCGAAGCCATTTAATATCTGTAAGCCTAGAAACCTCTTTCATTGAAAGTTTTTTATGAGATAATTTCAACAAATTACAACGCAATCTTGTGATATGATTTGGGCTCTCTTTTTCGAGCTTATTAACTAAGATTTGTTCTTTTTCTGAAAGAGTAATAAAACGCATAATTATTTGATTAATAGTTAAATGTACAAAAATCAAAACTGTTACACAAATATATGTTTAAATATTTCTTTCTACTTATATGCAAAATTATCGGTGTCTTTATCTAAGCTCATTGTTGTAGAATTCAGAGACGGACCAACTCCGTTTGCGATGACATCTGCATTGAAACCTGTAACCGTTAATGGCTGGTAAGATTGTGCATTTATTTGAGTAAAAGCCAAGATTACCCCAAGAGAAAATAGTTTTCTTTTCATAAGTTTTTATATTAATGTTGATAATTTTTTAGAAGCAGTGTCGGTTTCTTTATCAGAATCAAAAAGATGAACAAATATATAAGATGACCTTTGAAAAGCGCTACTCTGAGTCCAGAAAGTACATACTCAACACATACTCACACTGCATAGAATTGCCTATATTACAATATTTAAGAAATATTAAATAATTTCCAACAATCAATTCAATTATAAAAAATAAAAAATCACATAAAACAATCAATATCACAAAAAATTAATAATGATAGAAAAGTAACAATTTAGAAATACTGACAACATTAAGTTTGAGTCAAAAAAAAATCCACTACTATTTAAAAGTAATGGAAATTGATATTTCTTATAAAAGGTAAATTTATTTCTCTTTTTCGTCTTCATCATTATGTTGAAATCCAATTTCACGTCTCGGAATTTCAACTTCTTGATAAGTTTCCAGTTCAGACTTCAAGGCATGAATTCTCATTTGGAAATCATCGAGATTGTTGATAATAACATCATTTAAAAATTGGGCAATTTGATTAAGATATTCTTCCGTTAATTTTGCTGCAGCATCACGTAAAGCACCATTAAGAAGAGTCTCATCAATTTTCAATTTTTCATCTTTGGTTCTTTGGTAACGGTTTTTAATTCTCTTTTTTAAACTTTGGGTAAAATCAATAAGCATTGTATTGCTGAAAACCTTCATTTTGGCAACCGTTTCAGTCCAGAAAGGAATTTTATCTGCTTTATTATTTTTAAGAATTTTAAAAAGCAGAGAGTCTTTATCCAGATTTTTGGTCATTGAATACAAAATAATCTCTGACCTTTCGGCCGCATTCGGTGGAAATATCGGAACTAAAACATCAAATCTTCCCGGGGCAAGAATTTCTTCATTGATATCAACAACAGAATTGGCAGAACCAACCATTAAAACCCCTTCGCTTTCAAATTTTGAAACATGGTGAAGAATAATCTCCTGAGTTTCAAGATTGCAGGAAGCCACATTATGTTCAGCTTTTCTTTCCATCATAATTTCATCAAAATCTTCAAGGAAAAGCAAAACTTTCTCTCCTTTCATCATCGTTACCAGAAAATCATTGAAATTGGTTTGATTTCCGTCGATAAATGAAGTGCCCAAATAATGTTTCTTAACTTCTTTAAATTGATAATTGATGATTTCTGCAATTTTATTGGCCCAAAATATTTTTCCACTTCCCGGAGGCCCGTACAAAATAATTCCTGCCGGTTTGTGAATTCCCCAGTCTTTGGTTTGCTGCGGATTTAAAAATGGTTCTAAAACATCTGAAATATAAAAGAAAAGATCTCGGTAACCGATAAAATCTCTTTGCTGAAGCTTAGTTTTATTTCCAAAATAATTGTATACAAATTTATAATTTCCACCTAGTTTCTGATCAATCCCATAACTTGAAATCGAAGAACGAAATAAGCCGTTATCAAAAATATTCGATGGACTTTCTTCAATGGCTTTTTCTATTTTTTCTTTGGGCTGATTGATGGTTTCTGCAATTTGTTCAACGGTTTTATTTTCATCTAAATCTTTTTCATATAATTTTAAAAAATCTACATTTTCACGGGCAAATTTTTCAAAATCTTCTTTCACTTCAAATTGAGTCGAAATACAATCAATCAAATCAAGATCAAAATCCTGAATAAACTGCTTGATGGCTTCTGCAGAAACCTTTAATTCTTTTGAAAGTTCAATTAACTTCATACAAACATCTTTAAATCAAATGTAATGAAAAAAATTGGTTGTTGGTTGTTAGTTGTTAGTTGTTAGTTGTTAGTTGTTAGTTGTTAGGCAAAATTAATTCTTAATTCTTAATTAAAAAATTGCTTCGCTTGTAACATTTCACAAAAAAGAGAAACTCATAGTACATACAATATACTACATGGAAAAAATTTTATCAGTAAAGAATCTGACAAAAAAATTCAAAAGAGTCGTAGTCAACAATATTTCTTTTGATGTAGAAAGAGGTAATGTTTACGGTCTTCTTGGTCCCAACGGAAGTGGAAAATCTACCACTTTCGGAATGCTTCTTTCAACCATCAACCCTACAAGCGGCGACTGGTTTTGGTTTGGCCAAAAAGGTACCACTCCAGAAACGCTTAAAAAAATTGGAGCCATCATTGAGCAACCCAACTTCTATCCTTATTTAAGTGCGGAAACCAACCTGAAAATTGTTGCAGAAATAAAAGGAACTCCTTTTTCGAGAATTGATGAAGTTTTAAATACAGTTAAGCTTTTAGAAAGAAAAAAAGATACGTTTAAAACCTTTTCTTTAGGAATGAAGCAACGTTTGGCAATCGCTTCTGCTCTGCTCAATAATCCTGAAGTTTTAATTTTGGACGAACCTACGAATGGTTTAGATCCTGAAGGAATTATTCAGATCAGAGAAATAATCGGGACTATTGCAAAAGAAGGTATTACTATTATTATTGCAAGTCACCTTTTAGATGAGATCGAAAAGATTTGCAGTCATGTAATTGTTTTAAAAGAAGGAAATGCCATTTATTCGGGAAGAGTAGATGAAATAACCAGCAACCAAGGCTTTTTTGAATTGAAAGCAGATAATAATACTGCGCTTTTGCATGCTTTGGAAGAGCTTCAATGGTTTACTTTAGTTTCAGCAGACGGTGAACTGATAAAAGCACAAGTGCGTGATGATGCATCGATATCGGCATCAGCATTGAACCAGAAACTTGCTGAAAAAGGTATTTTCTTATCGCATTTGGCTAAGAAAAAACAATCGCTTGAAAATCAATTCCTTGAACTTGTAAAAAACACCAATTAATCATGATGAAATTATTAAAATTAGAATATTATAAAAATCTTAATTATACTCCTTTTAAGGTTTTCACGATACTGTATTTTGCAATATTGGTTGTTTTTCTTTGTATTGGTTTAATTGATTTAAAACTTTTCGGAAGCACAATTAATTTAAAAGAACAAGGGATGTACAATTTCCCTGAGATTTGGAACTTCACAACCTGGACTGTCGCTTTACTAAAGATTTTCTTGGGTTTAATAATTGTATTTTCTATTTGTCAGGAATTCAGCAACAGAATGTTTAAACAAAATACAATTGATGGTTTAAGCAGAGAAGAATTTATTGGCTCGAAATTATTAACGATTGCTATTTTTACATTAATTTCTACTGTTTTAGTTTTAGCAATCACGATGTTTTTAGGATATCAATATTCAACAACTACTGAATCATCATTAGTTTATAAAGAAATATTTTTTATTGGAAACTATTTTGTGAAACTGTTCTCATTCTTCTGTTTCTTAATGTTTTTATCTATTCTATTGAGAAAATCGATTTTTGTTTTCCTTGCATTTTTTGTGATTTGGATAGGAGAATCTATTCTTGGGGGAATTGAAACTTATAGTAAAGTAGCAGGAACACAGGCTGCAGAAAGAAACGAAATTTTCCAAAATAGCTTTTTCTTCAGTAAACTCTTACCATTAGAAAGTATGTCTAGCCTAATTCCAAATCCTATGATGAGATTAAATATGGCAAAAATGATGGGTTTAAAATATGAATTTACTTACCCAACAGAAAGCTTAATTGCTTGTATTGTTTGGTGTGCTATATTTATTTTCGGGTCTTATTTGATTCTAAAGAAAAGAGACTGGTAAATTTATTTACCTATTATTCAAAATTAAAAGTGATTCAAATGAGTCACTTTTTTTTGTTATACTTGATTATTAATTATTTCATCGGGTTTTACCCGATGCTTTGATAAATCGTCCTTTCAGGACTCTTTCATTCAGAATATTTAATCTTACAAGTTCTAATATCTTATAATAAAAAAGCCCCAAAATAAAAATTCCGAGGCTATATTTTTTAACAGGCACGATTGCTCATTACCTATTATTCATTACTTATTATCCTAAGTACGGGTATTTGTAATCTTTAGGAGAAACGAAAGTTTCTTTGATAGATCTTACAGAAGTCCATCTTAGCAAGTTCATTTTAGAACCCGCTTTGTCGTTTGTTCCTGAAGCTCTACCTCCACCGAAAGGTTGCTGACCAACAACTGCACCGGTTGGTTTGTCGTTGATATAGAAGTTTCCAGAAGCATTTTCTAACGCTTTGAAAGCTTCGTTTACAGCATATCTATCTTGTGCAAATACAGAACCCGTCAATGAATAAGGAGAAGAAGAGTCTACAACTTTTAAAGTTTCAGACCAGTCTGCATCTTCATAAACAAAAACAGAAAGAATAGGGCCAAAGATTTCTTCAACCATACTTTCGTATTGAGAATCTGTAGTTTCGATAACTGTCGGATGTACGAACCATCCTTTAGAATCATCAGTTTTACCACCGATTACAACATTTGCTACGTCTGAAGCATTTGCTCTGTCGATATAACCTTTACACTTTTCGAAAGAATTTTTATCAATTACCGCATTCACAAAGTTTGAAGGATCTTCCGGAGAACCTACTTTAATTGAAGCGATTTGAGTTTCCATTACTTTTTTCACATCAGCCCAAAGAGATCTAGGAATATAAGCTCTTGAAGCTGCTGAACATTTTTGTCCCTGATATTCGAAAGAACCTCTTACCAAACCAGTTGCTACAGCTTCTACGTTTGCAGAAGGATGCGCGATTACGAAATCTTTTCCACCAGTTTCGCCAACGATTCTTGGGTACGTTCTGTAGTTGTGAATATTCTCACCAATCATTTTCCACATTCCCTGGAAAACTTTTGTAGATCCTGTAAAGTGAAGTCCTGCAAAATCTCTGTGAGCCATTACTTTCTCAGCAGTTTCTTTTCCGTCTGTAAAAATCATGTTGATAACCCCTGCAGGAAGACCCGCTTCGATTAAAACATCCATAATTACTTTTGCAGAATAGATTTGTTTGTCGGAAGGCTTCCAAACTACCACGTTTCCAAGCATTGCCATACAAGTTGGCAAGTTCCCTGAAATTGCTGTAAAGTTGAATGGCGTTACTGCAAAACAGAATCCTTCCAATGGTCTGTACTCTACTCTATTCCAGATACCTGCATCTGAAACTGGCTGCTCAGAATACATTTCTGTCATAAATTCTACGTTGAATCTCAAGAAATCGATGAACTCACAAGCTGCATCAATTTCAGTCTGATGAACATTCTTAGACTGCCCAATCATTGTTGCTGCATTGATAACGTCTCTGTAAGGTCCAGCCAAAAGATCAGCTGCTTTTAAGAAAATTGCTGCACGGTGTTCCCAACCTAGGTCATTCCATGCTTTTTTTGCTGCTAAAGCCGTATTGATTGCATCATCTACATGCTGCATCGTTCCTTTGTGATAAAAACCGAAATCGTGTGCATGATCTTGTGGAGATTGAAGCTTTACAGTATCACCTGTTTTTACTTCTTTACCATTGATTACCATTGGGATTTCTATCTTTTCTGCCCACATTTTTTTGTAAGTTGCAAGAAGAGATTTTACTTCTGCTGATCCCGGTTCGTAAGAAGTTACCGGCTCATTTACTGCAAATGGTACTTGCGAAATTGCTTTTGACATATGAGTTGTATTGTTTAATTTTTGCTTTTTACAAATTTACAAAATTTAAAAGTTATTTTAAAGAATTGTCAATAGTGAATTTCTCTTCGAAAGTGAAGTGTGAATTTAAAATGG is drawn from Chryseobacterium muglaense and contains these coding sequences:
- a CDS encoding ABC transporter ATP-binding protein, yielding MEKILSVKNLTKKFKRVVVNNISFDVERGNVYGLLGPNGSGKSTTFGMLLSTINPTSGDWFWFGQKGTTPETLKKIGAIIEQPNFYPYLSAETNLKIVAEIKGTPFSRIDEVLNTVKLLERKKDTFKTFSLGMKQRLAIASALLNNPEVLILDEPTNGLDPEGIIQIREIIGTIAKEGITIIIASHLLDEIEKICSHVIVLKEGNAIYSGRVDEITSNQGFFELKADNNTALLHALEELQWFTLVSADGELIKAQVRDDASISASALNQKLAEKGIFLSHLAKKKQSLENQFLELVKNTN
- a CDS encoding ABC transporter permease yields the protein MMKLLKLEYYKNLNYTPFKVFTILYFAILVVFLCIGLIDLKLFGSTINLKEQGMYNFPEIWNFTTWTVALLKIFLGLIIVFSICQEFSNRMFKQNTIDGLSREEFIGSKLLTIAIFTLISTVLVLAITMFLGYQYSTTTESSLVYKEIFFIGNYFVKLFSFFCFLMFLSILLRKSIFVFLAFFVIWIGESILGGIETYSKVAGTQAAERNEIFQNSFFFSKLLPLESMSSLIPNPMMRLNMAKMMGLKYEFTYPTESLIACIVWCAIFIFGSYLILKKRDW
- the pruA gene encoding L-glutamate gamma-semialdehyde dehydrogenase, yielding MSKAISQVPFAVNEPVTSYEPGSAEVKSLLATYKKMWAEKIEIPMVINGKEVKTGDTVKLQSPQDHAHDFGFYHKGTMQHVDDAINTALAAKKAWNDLGWEHRAAIFLKAADLLAGPYRDVINAATMIGQSKNVHQTEIDAACEFIDFLRFNVEFMTEMYSEQPVSDAGIWNRVEYRPLEGFCFAVTPFNFTAISGNLPTCMAMLGNVVVWKPSDKQIYSAKVIMDVLIEAGLPAGVINMIFTDGKETAEKVMAHRDFAGLHFTGSTKVFQGMWKMIGENIHNYRTYPRIVGETGGKDFVIAHPSANVEAVATGLVRGSFEYQGQKCSAASRAYIPRSLWADVKKVMETQIASIKVGSPEDPSNFVNAVIDKNSFEKCKGYIDRANASDVANVVIGGKTDDSKGWFVHPTVIETTDSQYESMVEEIFGPILSVFVYEDADWSETLKVVDSSSPYSLTGSVFAQDRYAVNEAFKALENASGNFYINDKPTGAVVGQQPFGGGRASGTNDKAGSKMNLLRWTSVRSIKETFVSPKDYKYPYLG